A section of the Rhizobium sp. Pop5 genome encodes:
- a CDS encoding efflux RND transporter permease subunit, with product MRFAHFFVDRPIFAAVISILFLVVGGIAYTQLPVSQYPEIAPPTIVVRTSYPGADPQTIADTVSTPLEQQINGVEDMLYMSSYSSADGAMSLTITFKLGTDLDKVQVLVQNRVSIALPRLPEEVQRLGVTTDKSSPDLMMVVHLLSPSHRYDQLYVSNYARNRIRDVLVRLDGVGDVQIFGERQYSMRIWLDPEKLSAYGMTSDDVVSALRDQNVQVSGGKIGAPPVTGKNAFEYTVRTDGRFSDVREFRYVIVKSTGAGRLVQLQDVARIELGAQDYVTNSYLNNDPAVALGIFARPGTNALDTAHQVQTLMKEVSQNFPEGLEYRIVYDTTEFISDSINEVYRTIAEAAILVAIVVLVFLQSWRTAIIPIVAIPVSLIGTFAILLAFGFSLNMLTLFGLVLAIGIVVDDAIVVVENVERNLARGMTPKQASHVTMDEVGTAVVAISLVLIAVFVPTAFIPGITGQFYRQFAVTISVTTAISALNSLTLSPALAGILLRAHDHETKRRSIASRLGTGLANGFNRGFDRMSVGYSWIVRHLVSSWIGLTCSMLAFACLLGATWYMGNRVPSGFIPTMDQGYAIVVVQLPDGASLARTDAVVKQVGDIARTVPGVGNAVQFAGFSGATFTNASNAGVVFVPFKSFAEREEGGDSANKIIGELFGKLQSIQEAFIIAIPPPSVRGVGNSGGFKMQISDLENADMTRVLGLARQMMGAAATTEGLTGVFTTFSDASPQYFLSIDRDKARFLNVPIPNIFNALSINLGVAYVNDFNAFGRVYQVRAQADRQYRMDREDILALKVRSATGALVPLGTLMDIQDSSGPALVQRYNMYVSVPLQGNPTPGTSTGDAIKKMEALAAKILPPGTTFEWTELAYQETHTGNTAIYIFALSVIFVFLALAAQYESWVLPLAIILIVPLAVLAALIGVSLRGMDNNVLTQIGLIVLIGLAAKNAILIVEFARQAEEEGKSPVEAAIEASHLRLRPILMTAFAFIFGVLPLAIATGPGAEMRQSLGTAVFSGMLGVTLFGLFLTPVFYVVLRGWRRSKPAEKPAEAVPAERETV from the coding sequence ATGAGATTTGCACATTTCTTCGTGGATCGGCCGATCTTTGCGGCCGTCATCTCGATCCTCTTTCTCGTCGTCGGCGGCATTGCCTATACGCAATTGCCGGTTTCCCAATATCCGGAGATCGCGCCGCCGACCATCGTCGTGCGCACCTCCTATCCGGGCGCCGACCCGCAGACCATCGCCGACACCGTTTCGACCCCGCTCGAACAGCAGATCAACGGCGTCGAAGACATGCTCTATATGTCTTCCTATTCCAGCGCCGACGGCGCCATGTCGCTGACCATCACCTTCAAGCTCGGTACCGATCTCGACAAGGTGCAGGTGCTTGTCCAGAACCGCGTTTCCATCGCCCTTCCCCGTCTCCCCGAAGAGGTTCAGCGGCTCGGCGTGACCACCGACAAGAGTTCGCCCGACCTGATGATGGTGGTGCACCTCCTGTCGCCGTCGCATCGCTATGACCAGCTTTACGTCTCCAACTACGCCCGCAACCGCATCCGCGACGTGCTCGTGCGCCTCGACGGCGTCGGCGACGTGCAGATCTTCGGCGAACGCCAGTATTCCATGCGCATCTGGCTGGATCCGGAAAAGCTCTCCGCCTACGGCATGACTTCAGACGATGTCGTCTCCGCCTTGAGGGACCAGAACGTCCAGGTATCGGGCGGCAAGATTGGCGCGCCGCCGGTAACCGGCAAGAACGCCTTCGAATATACAGTGCGAACGGACGGGCGCTTCTCCGACGTGCGCGAGTTCCGATATGTCATCGTCAAATCGACGGGAGCGGGCCGGCTGGTGCAACTGCAGGACGTCGCCCGCATCGAACTCGGCGCGCAGGATTACGTCACCAACAGCTACCTCAACAATGACCCCGCCGTCGCGCTCGGCATTTTCGCCAGGCCGGGAACCAATGCGCTGGATACCGCGCACCAGGTCCAGACCCTCATGAAGGAGGTTTCACAGAATTTTCCGGAGGGCCTGGAATATCGCATCGTCTACGACACGACCGAATTCATCTCGGATTCGATCAACGAGGTCTATCGGACCATCGCCGAAGCGGCGATCCTGGTGGCGATCGTCGTGCTGGTCTTCCTGCAATCCTGGCGCACCGCGATCATACCGATCGTCGCCATTCCCGTGTCGCTGATCGGTACTTTCGCCATCCTGCTCGCCTTCGGCTTTTCGCTCAACATGCTGACGCTTTTCGGCCTCGTGCTGGCGATCGGCATCGTCGTCGACGACGCAATCGTGGTGGTGGAAAACGTCGAGCGCAATCTGGCGCGCGGCATGACGCCGAAGCAGGCGTCGCACGTCACCATGGACGAGGTCGGAACCGCGGTCGTGGCGATCTCCCTGGTGCTGATTGCGGTGTTCGTGCCGACGGCCTTCATCCCTGGCATCACAGGCCAGTTCTATAGGCAGTTCGCGGTCACGATCTCGGTCACAACAGCGATATCGGCCTTGAACTCGCTGACGCTGTCGCCAGCGCTCGCCGGCATATTGCTGAGAGCCCATGATCATGAAACGAAGCGCAGGAGCATCGCGTCACGCCTGGGAACAGGTCTTGCGAACGGCTTCAACCGCGGCTTCGACCGGATGAGTGTCGGCTATTCGTGGATCGTCCGGCATCTGGTCAGCAGCTGGATCGGATTGACCTGCTCAATGCTCGCCTTCGCCTGCCTGCTCGGCGCCACCTGGTACATGGGCAACCGGGTTCCCTCGGGCTTCATCCCGACCATGGACCAGGGTTACGCGATCGTCGTCGTGCAGCTTCCCGACGGTGCCTCGCTTGCCCGTACCGACGCCGTCGTCAAGCAGGTGGGCGACATAGCCCGGACCGTGCCCGGCGTCGGCAACGCCGTGCAGTTTGCCGGCTTCAGCGGGGCGACGTTCACCAATGCCTCGAATGCAGGCGTCGTCTTCGTGCCCTTCAAATCCTTCGCCGAACGCGAGGAAGGCGGAGACAGCGCAAACAAGATCATTGGCGAGCTCTTCGGCAAGCTGCAGAGTATCCAAGAGGCCTTCATCATCGCCATCCCGCCGCCATCCGTGCGCGGCGTCGGCAATTCCGGCGGCTTCAAGATGCAGATTTCCGACCTTGAAAACGCCGATATGACGCGAGTGCTCGGCCTCGCCCGCCAGATGATGGGGGCTGCGGCCACGACCGAAGGGCTGACCGGGGTCTTCACGACCTTCTCGGACGCCAGCCCGCAATATTTCCTGTCGATCGACCGCGACAAGGCGCGCTTCCTGAATGTGCCGATCCCCAACATCTTCAACGCGCTTTCGATCAATCTCGGCGTCGCCTATGTCAACGATTTCAATGCGTTCGGCCGCGTCTACCAGGTCCGCGCCCAGGCCGACCGGCAATACCGCATGGACAGGGAAGACATTCTTGCCCTGAAGGTCCGCTCGGCGACCGGCGCGCTGGTGCCCTTAGGAACCCTGATGGACATCCAGGATTCCAGCGGCCCGGCACTCGTCCAGCGTTACAACATGTATGTCTCGGTGCCGCTTCAGGGCAATCCGACCCCAGGCACATCAACGGGCGACGCCATCAAGAAGATGGAAGCGCTGGCGGCGAAGATCCTGCCGCCGGGAACGACCTTCGAATGGACGGAACTCGCCTACCAGGAGACCCACACCGGCAATACGGCGATCTATATCTTCGCCCTGTCTGTCATTTTCGTCTTCCTGGCGCTGGCTGCTCAATATGAAAGCTGGGTTCTGCCGCTGGCGATCATTCTCATCGTGCCGCTTGCGGTGCTTGCAGCATTGATCGGGGTCTCGCTGAGAGGAATGGACAACAATGTCCTGACGCAGATCGGCCTCATCGTCCTGATCGGCCTTGCCGCCAAGAACGCCATTCTGATCGTCGAATTCGCAAGACAGGCGGAAGAGGAAGGCAAGTCGCCGGTGGAGGCGGCGATCGAGGCGAGCCATCTTCGCCTCCGCCCGATCCTGATGACGGCATTCGCCTTCATCTTCGGCGTCCTGCCGCTTGCCATCGCCACCGGCCCCGGCGCGGAGATGCGCCAGTCGCTCGGCACCGCCGTCTTTTCGGGCATGCTCGGCGTGACCCTCTTCGGCCTATTCCTGACGCCGGTCTTCTATGTCGTTCTGCGCGGCTGGCGCCGCAGCAAGCCGGCCGAAAAACCGGCGGAAGCCGTCCCCGCCGAAAGAGAAACGGTTTGA
- a CDS encoding metallophosphoesterase family protein, whose protein sequence is MSDSLARNSEVWKMGRQPRPRLTLDIAEIPTYAIGDIHGRYDLLLKAEEAILRDGARLPGRKLIVTLGDYIDRGPESAQVISHLMEPPPEGFDRICLAGNHENTMLDYIDGWVSYDDWMGMGSAELLKSYGLDPEHLPLVFPSGAKLDAFIRQSLPHTHIDFMRAMPIMLDTPNVVFVHAGIDPTLPLAAQRDDDLVFIRNRFLESKVPLPKLVVHGHTPNDEPDIRSRRLNLDTRAYRSGKLTAARFWQGQVHLFST, encoded by the coding sequence ATGAGCGACTCTCTCGCCCGCAACAGCGAGGTCTGGAAAATGGGGCGCCAGCCGAGACCGCGTCTGACGCTTGATATTGCCGAGATCCCGACCTATGCGATCGGCGATATTCACGGCCGGTACGACCTGCTTTTGAAAGCCGAGGAGGCGATCCTGCGCGACGGCGCGCGGCTGCCGGGGCGCAAGCTGATCGTGACGCTCGGCGACTATATCGATCGCGGCCCGGAATCGGCGCAGGTCATTTCCCACCTCATGGAGCCGCCGCCCGAGGGCTTCGATCGCATCTGCCTTGCCGGCAATCATGAAAACACCATGCTCGACTATATCGACGGCTGGGTCTCCTATGACGACTGGATGGGCATGGGATCGGCCGAGCTGCTCAAATCCTATGGCCTCGATCCGGAGCATCTGCCGCTGGTCTTCCCCTCCGGCGCGAAGCTCGACGCCTTCATCCGCCAGTCGCTGCCGCACACGCATATCGATTTCATGCGGGCGATGCCGATCATGCTGGACACGCCGAATGTGGTGTTCGTGCATGCCGGCATAGATCCGACGCTACCGCTTGCCGCGCAGAGGGACGACGATCTGGTCTTCATCCGCAACCGTTTTCTCGAAAGCAAGGTGCCTTTGCCGAAACTCGTCGTTCACGGCCACACGCCGAACGACGAGCCCGACATACGCTCGCGGCGGCTCAATCTCGATACGCGCGCCTATCGCAGCGGCAAGCTCACCGCTGCCCGTTTCTGGCAGGGCCAGGTGCATCTGTTTTCCACCTGA
- a CDS encoding acyl-CoA dehydrogenase family protein, with protein sequence MGTVSQFHDSLRPPAHRIESEEEAISTARDLAAAFRRQASERDINRILPHTELDALSVSGLTAITTPPEYQGLDVSNTLLAEIVAIVAEGDASIGEVLENHFSVLETLRAQAPEALKASLFARVLLGDRFAATVFTEGTELTAEGPGYRLSGRTRQAPGILFADWIAATATAPPNHSVTLYLASGDDSVQAIDDWDGFGQRTNGSATGIVGKLHVDADAIAPSPSSAYPTGISLGLLLKAGVSLGIARAAWTDLMTVIGDRTTVLAKLGEQAIRIETAAAALERAGRKLDIAQVNPVEAAMADAHFSASAAAILAGETALGTANALFELAGERSAGIGLNLDRHWRNARIHALSLPRDQLMRAAGRYMSAPGAA encoded by the coding sequence ATGGGAACGGTATCGCAGTTTCATGACAGCCTGAGGCCTCCCGCTCACCGTATCGAAAGCGAAGAGGAGGCGATATCGACGGCCCGCGACCTCGCAGCCGCGTTCCGGCGGCAGGCGAGCGAACGCGATATCAACCGCATCTTGCCCCATACGGAACTCGACGCGCTGTCGGTGTCGGGGCTGACGGCAATCACGACTCCGCCCGAGTACCAGGGACTCGATGTGTCGAATACCCTGCTCGCCGAAATCGTTGCGATCGTCGCCGAGGGCGATGCCTCGATCGGCGAGGTATTGGAAAACCATTTCAGCGTGCTTGAGACGCTTCGCGCACAGGCCCCCGAGGCTCTGAAGGCGTCGCTGTTTGCCCGCGTACTGCTTGGCGATCGTTTCGCTGCCACCGTCTTTACCGAGGGAACTGAATTGACGGCGGAAGGCCCGGGCTATCGCCTGAGCGGGCGCACACGGCAGGCGCCCGGCATTCTCTTCGCCGACTGGATCGCGGCTACCGCCACCGCTCCGCCGAACCATTCCGTGACGCTCTACCTTGCAAGCGGCGATGACAGCGTGCAGGCGATCGATGATTGGGACGGTTTCGGCCAGCGTACGAACGGATCGGCGACGGGCATCGTCGGCAAGCTTCATGTCGATGCCGATGCGATTGCGCCTTCCCCCTCCTCCGCATATCCGACCGGCATTTCGCTCGGTCTGCTGCTCAAGGCCGGCGTCAGCCTCGGCATTGCCAGGGCCGCATGGACCGACCTGATGACGGTGATCGGCGATCGCACCACCGTCCTTGCCAAGCTCGGCGAGCAGGCGATCCGCATCGAAACGGCGGCGGCAGCCTTGGAGCGGGCTGGCCGCAAGCTCGACATCGCTCAGGTCAATCCCGTGGAGGCTGCAATGGCGGACGCGCATTTCTCCGCTTCGGCGGCCGCGATCCTCGCCGGGGAAACGGCGCTCGGCACCGCAAATGCGCTGTTCGAACTTGCAGGGGAACGATCCGCCGGCATCGGGCTCAATCTCGATCGCCATTGGCGCAATGCCCGCATCCACGCGCTGTCGCTGCCGCGGGATCAACTGATGCGTGCCGCCGGCAGATATATGTCTGCGCCCGGCGCAGCCTGA
- a CDS encoding Rrf2 family transcriptional regulator, giving the protein MLTKKGKYGLKALVDLARLAPGETAFINDVAARNNIPKKFLDTILLELRNVGILRSKKGPGGGYSLSRPASEIRIGHVIRTLDGPLAPIRCASRTAYEACDDCADPETCQVRRSMTDVRDAIAAILDNMTLEQFVADNGRIEGENEEFPISAAS; this is encoded by the coding sequence ATGCTGACGAAAAAGGGAAAATACGGGCTGAAGGCACTGGTCGATCTGGCGCGGCTCGCGCCCGGTGAAACCGCCTTCATCAATGACGTCGCAGCCCGCAACAATATCCCGAAGAAGTTTCTCGACACGATCCTGCTCGAGCTGCGCAATGTCGGCATCCTGCGCTCGAAAAAGGGGCCGGGCGGCGGATATTCCCTGTCGCGGCCGGCCTCCGAGATCCGCATCGGCCATGTCATCCGCACGCTGGACGGCCCCCTGGCGCCGATCCGCTGCGCCAGCCGCACGGCATACGAGGCCTGCGACGACTGCGCCGATCCGGAAACCTGTCAGGTGCGGCGCTCGATGACCGATGTTCGCGATGCGATCGCCGCCATTCTCGACAATATGACCCTGGAGCAGTTCGTTGCCGATAACGGCCGCATCGAGGGCGAGAATGAAGAATTCCCGATCTCCGCCGCCAGCTGA
- a CDS encoding SDR family NAD(P)-dependent oxidoreductase — MDLGLKGKIAVITGASVGIGLAIAEGLAAEGVDLVLAARGGERLEAEAARIAEKYGVSATAVVADVATVEGTEAIIAAAAEKGGADILINNAGTGSNETVMEAPDEKWQAYWDLHVMAAVRLARGIAPQMKKRGGGVILHNASICAVQPLWYEPIYNVSKSALMMFSKTLSTELIQDNIRVNCVNAGLILTPDWIKTAKQLTAETGGNWEGYLQAVANEHAASKRFGTPEELANVFVFLSSERASYCIGSTYFVDGGMLKTI, encoded by the coding sequence ATGGATCTGGGATTGAAGGGAAAGATCGCCGTCATAACGGGCGCGTCGGTCGGCATCGGGCTGGCGATCGCCGAAGGGCTGGCGGCCGAGGGCGTCGACCTGGTGCTGGCGGCGCGCGGCGGCGAACGGCTGGAGGCGGAAGCCGCCCGCATTGCCGAGAAATATGGCGTCAGCGCCACCGCCGTCGTCGCCGACGTTGCGACGGTTGAGGGAACGGAGGCGATCATTGCGGCGGCGGCCGAAAAGGGCGGCGCCGATATACTCATCAACAATGCCGGCACCGGATCGAACGAGACCGTCATGGAGGCGCCAGACGAGAAGTGGCAGGCTTACTGGGACCTGCATGTGATGGCCGCTGTGCGGCTTGCGCGGGGCATCGCGCCGCAGATGAAGAAACGCGGCGGCGGTGTGATCCTGCACAATGCCTCGATCTGCGCCGTCCAGCCGCTCTGGTACGAGCCGATCTACAACGTCAGCAAGTCGGCGCTGATGATGTTTTCGAAGACACTTTCGACCGAGCTCATCCAGGACAATATCCGCGTCAACTGCGTCAATGCCGGCCTGATCCTGACGCCCGACTGGATCAAGACCGCCAAGCAGCTGACGGCCGAGACCGGCGGGAACTGGGAAGGCTATCTGCAGGCCGTCGCCAACGAACACGCCGCCTCCAAACGCTTCGGCACGCCTGAGGAATTGGCGAATGTATTCGTTTTCCTAAGCTCGGAGCGGGCAAGTTATTGCATCGGCTCGACCTATTTCGTCGATGGCGGCATGCTGAAAACGATCTGA
- a CDS encoding TIM barrel protein, which produces MRRYSACIEWLFAKEGDSFADRIRRAHAGGLTAVEFWRWTDKDLEAIEAVLGETGLVVTSLVAEPMIALTDATNRQAWLAGLAESVAVARRLGAPVLIAQAGDDLPGFTREEQRLALTETLKSGADILEGSGVRLGVEPLNIRIDHIGYFLDSTREGLDIVDDIARPEIGIVYDIYHSAVMDERTEDVLAGRLDRVFHVHVADHPGRNEPSSGGIDLAHRLNWIFANGYDGAVGLEYRPTGSGADAVRAAIASLGG; this is translated from the coding sequence ATGCGACGTTATTCCGCCTGCATAGAATGGCTGTTTGCTAAAGAGGGCGACAGCTTTGCCGATCGCATCCGCCGCGCTCATGCCGGCGGCCTGACGGCGGTAGAATTCTGGCGCTGGACCGACAAGGATCTGGAGGCCATCGAGGCGGTGCTCGGGGAAACCGGTCTTGTCGTCACCAGCCTCGTCGCCGAGCCGATGATCGCGCTGACCGACGCCACCAACCGGCAGGCCTGGCTTGCAGGCCTTGCCGAATCCGTTGCCGTCGCCAGACGTCTCGGCGCACCCGTGCTGATTGCCCAGGCTGGCGACGATCTCCCAGGCTTCACCCGCGAGGAGCAGCGCCTGGCGCTCACCGAAACACTGAAATCAGGCGCCGATATCCTTGAAGGCAGCGGCGTGCGCCTCGGCGTCGAGCCGCTCAACATCCGCATCGACCATATCGGCTACTTCCTCGACTCGACCCGAGAAGGCCTCGACATCGTCGACGACATCGCCCGCCCCGAGATCGGCATCGTCTACGACATCTACCATTCTGCCGTGATGGACGAACGCACCGAAGACGTGCTGGCCGGCCGTCTCGACCGTGTTTTCCACGTCCATGTCGCCGATCACCCCGGCCGCAACGAACCGAGTTCCGGAGGCATCGATCTCGCCCACCGCCTCAACTGGATCTTCGCCAACGGCTATGACGGCGCCGTCGGCCTCGAATACCGGCCGACCGGATCCGGCGCCGACGCGGTCAGGGCAGCGATCGCCTCACTTGGCGGCTAG
- a CDS encoding cupin domain-containing protein: MSDHEHHHVDWREHGVKVIPGNSLDPNTAQTPGMNRATAINNARAGAEKIWAGTVTIHANAKTGAHHHGDLESIIYVVKGKARMRWGEHLEYTAEAGPGDFIYVPPFVPHQEINASRDETLECVLVRSGQEPVVVNLDIEPVEKPEDVPWIDPIHR, translated from the coding sequence ATGAGTGACCACGAGCATCATCACGTCGACTGGCGCGAACATGGCGTCAAGGTCATTCCCGGCAATTCGCTCGATCCGAACACAGCACAGACGCCGGGCATGAACCGCGCGACCGCAATCAACAATGCGCGCGCCGGCGCCGAAAAGATCTGGGCCGGCACGGTGACGATCCATGCCAATGCCAAGACCGGCGCCCATCATCACGGCGATCTCGAAAGCATCATCTACGTGGTCAAGGGCAAGGCCCGCATGCGCTGGGGCGAGCATCTGGAATATACCGCCGAGGCCGGCCCCGGCGATTTCATTTACGTCCCGCCCTTCGTGCCCCACCAGGAGATCAATGCCAGCCGCGACGAGACGCTGGAATGCGTGCTCGTCCGTTCAGGCCAGGAACCTGTCGTCGTCAACCTCGATATCGAGCCTGTCGAGAAGCCCGAAGACGTCCCCTGGATCGACCCGATCCATCGCTGA
- a CDS encoding sn-glycerol-3-phosphate import ATP-binding protein UgpC: MAPISIRDVKKNYGKNPVVHGVDLEIQSGEFIVILGPSGCGKSTLLRMIAGLEEISGGEIAIDGRVVNQLEPRERGCAMVFQNYALYPHMTVAENIGYALKVAGVAKAERARRISEVAKALSLEPFLERRPAALSGGQRQRVAMGRAMIREPKVFLFDEPLSNLDAKLRIAMRAEIRRLHRRLGATSIFVTHDQTEAMTLADRLVVMNGGRVEQVGTPEEVYHHPVSRFVAGFVGTPAMNLLEGTINDEGVFVYDQSRKIPLPRERAAPLKGKRVVLGMRAEAARLVAPDAPGALVATADFIEELGASRVVHADFDGLPFAVALTEAVTVKSGDPIGIAIDHNAIHLYAADTGRIIENPAMVSAGAVHA, from the coding sequence TTGGCACCGATCTCAATCCGCGATGTGAAGAAGAACTACGGCAAGAATCCCGTTGTTCACGGCGTCGATCTCGAAATCCAATCCGGCGAATTCATCGTCATCCTCGGCCCGTCCGGCTGCGGCAAGTCCACGCTGCTGCGCATGATCGCTGGCCTCGAGGAAATCAGCGGCGGCGAAATCGCCATTGACGGGCGCGTCGTCAACCAGCTGGAGCCGCGCGAGCGCGGCTGCGCCATGGTGTTCCAGAACTACGCGCTTTATCCGCACATGACCGTCGCCGAGAATATCGGCTACGCATTGAAGGTAGCCGGCGTTGCGAAGGCGGAGCGCGCCCGGCGCATCAGCGAGGTCGCCAAGGCGCTGAGCCTCGAACCGTTCCTCGAACGCCGGCCGGCGGCCCTTTCCGGCGGTCAGCGCCAGCGTGTCGCCATGGGCCGCGCGATGATCCGCGAGCCGAAGGTGTTCCTCTTTGACGAGCCGCTGTCGAACCTCGACGCCAAGCTGCGCATCGCCATGCGCGCCGAAATCCGCCGCCTGCACCGCCGCCTCGGCGCCACCTCGATCTTCGTGACGCACGACCAGACCGAGGCGATGACGCTGGCCGACCGGCTGGTGGTGATGAACGGCGGCAGGGTCGAACAGGTTGGCACGCCGGAAGAGGTCTATCATCATCCGGTCTCGCGCTTCGTCGCCGGTTTCGTCGGCACGCCGGCAATGAACCTGCTGGAAGGCACGATCAACGACGAAGGCGTCTTCGTCTACGATCAGAGCCGCAAGATCCCGCTGCCGCGCGAACGTGCCGCACCGCTGAAGGGCAAACGCGTCGTGCTTGGCATGCGCGCCGAAGCCGCCCGGCTGGTGGCGCCGGATGCGCCCGGCGCATTGGTGGCGACGGCCGATTTCATCGAAGAGCTTGGCGCGAGCCGCGTCGTTCACGCCGATTTCGATGGGCTGCCTTTTGCCGTGGCGCTGACCGAAGCCGTCACCGTAAAATCGGGCGACCCCATCGGCATTGCGATCGATCACAATGCGATCCACCTCTATGCCGCCGACACCGGCCGGATCATCGAGAACCCCGCGATGGTCAGCGCCGGCGCCGTTCACGCCTGA
- a CDS encoding ABC transporter permease subunit, producing MIERTPIFNFICYTLLALGMVIALLPFVIVIIASTLDLETVNRVPLPLTPGSHFWENIQTAWVRADLGNKLFHSIIFATAVGAGKVILSAMAAFSIVYFRFRGRHVIFWIIFITLMLPLEVRIVPTYSIAANALQPFQTILDFTGISWLVQQVTGIQIKLEWGLLNSYPGLVLPLVATATGTFLYRQFYLTVPDELAEASKMDGSGAVRFFWDILLPLSRPNMIALFTIMFVWAWNQYLWPLLITTDPKFGIAVTQLKTLIPSEFGLPDWNVAMAGTLIIMLPPLVLVILMQRWFVRGLISTEK from the coding sequence ATGATCGAACGCACGCCGATATTCAACTTCATCTGCTACACGCTTCTGGCCCTCGGCATGGTGATCGCGCTTCTGCCTTTCGTCATCGTCATCATCGCGTCGACCCTCGATCTCGAGACGGTCAATCGCGTGCCGCTGCCGCTCACCCCGGGCTCGCATTTCTGGGAAAACATACAGACCGCCTGGGTTCGCGCCGATCTCGGCAACAAGCTGTTCCACAGCATCATCTTCGCCACGGCCGTCGGCGCCGGCAAGGTCATCCTTTCCGCGATGGCCGCCTTCTCGATCGTCTACTTCCGTTTCCGCGGCCGGCATGTGATTTTCTGGATCATCTTCATCACGCTGATGCTGCCGCTGGAGGTCCGCATCGTGCCGACCTATTCGATCGCGGCCAATGCGCTGCAGCCGTTCCAGACGATCCTCGACTTCACCGGCATAAGCTGGCTCGTTCAGCAGGTCACCGGCATCCAGATCAAGCTCGAATGGGGGCTCTTGAATTCCTATCCCGGTCTCGTTCTGCCGCTGGTCGCGACGGCAACTGGCACCTTCCTTTACCGGCAGTTCTACCTGACGGTTCCTGACGAACTTGCCGAGGCCTCGAAGATGGACGGGTCGGGCGCGGTTCGGTTCTTCTGGGACATTCTGCTGCCGCTTTCGCGCCCGAACATGATCGCGCTGTTCACCATCATGTTCGTCTGGGCCTGGAACCAGTATCTCTGGCCGCTTTTGATCACCACCGATCCGAAATTCGGCATTGCGGTGACGCAGCTCAAGACCCTCATCCCGTCCGAATTCGGCCTGCCCGACTGGAACGTCGCCATGGCCGGAACCCTTATCATCATGTTGCCGCCACTGGTGCTCGTCATTCTGATGCAGCGCTGGTTCGTGCGCGGCCTTATCTCCACCGAGAAGTGA
- a CDS encoding carbohydrate ABC transporter permease: protein MEKRVTFSSTTIGLLFAFPMLLLIFVFFYWPSAQALYWAFTLEQPWGGGNAWVGFDNFKQLLGDPIYWESVTRSMVFGFSSTAIAMGLALILALLTDRELRGHKIYRSVFIWPYAIAAPALGLAFRFILAPEAGLLSVINHIWPGLWNPALDGKDAMIAVIIAFSWKYIGYNFIFFLSALQGIPRSLIEAAAMDGSGPMRRIWDIQLPLLTPTLFFLLVINITESFQDSFGIVDVMTQGGPARATELMVYKIYFDGFRGLDYSGAAAQSIILMLLVILLTIFQFRFIERRVHYK from the coding sequence ATGGAAAAGCGCGTCACTTTCTCCTCGACGACGATCGGATTGCTCTTCGCATTTCCGATGCTGCTGCTGATTTTCGTCTTCTTCTATTGGCCGAGCGCGCAAGCGCTGTATTGGGCATTCACGCTCGAGCAGCCATGGGGCGGCGGCAACGCCTGGGTCGGTTTCGACAATTTCAAACAGCTGCTCGGCGATCCGATCTATTGGGAGTCGGTTACCCGCAGCATGGTTTTCGGCTTCAGTTCGACCGCCATCGCCATGGGACTGGCGCTCATTCTGGCGCTTTTGACGGACCGCGAATTGCGCGGCCACAAAATCTACCGGTCGGTCTTCATCTGGCCTTACGCGATCGCCGCTCCCGCCCTCGGTCTCGCTTTCCGCTTCATCCTGGCGCCGGAGGCCGGCCTTCTCTCGGTCATCAACCACATCTGGCCAGGCCTCTGGAACCCCGCGCTCGACGGCAAGGACGCGATGATCGCTGTCATCATCGCCTTTTCCTGGAAATATATCGGCTATAACTTCATCTTCTTCCTCTCGGCTCTTCAGGGCATTCCGCGCTCGTTGATCGAAGCCGCCGCCATGGACGGCTCGGGGCCGATGCGCCGTATCTGGGATATTCAGCTGCCGCTGCTGACGCCGACGCTGTTCTTCCTGCTCGTCATCAACATCACCGAAAGCTTCCAGGATTCCTTCGGTATCGTCGACGTCATGACGCAGGGCGGCCCGGCCCGCGCCACCGAGCTCATGGTCTACAAGATCTATTTCGACGGCTTCAGAGGGCTCGACTATTCGGGCGCCGCTGCGCAATCCATTATCCTGATGCTGCTCGTCATCCTACTCACCATCTTCCAGTTCCGCTTCATCGAGCGGCGCGTGCATTACAAGTGA